A region of the Emcibacteraceae bacterium genome:
ACGGCCAATTTCATCAAGAATAACAAGTGATCTACTGGTTGACTGGTTTAAAATTGCCGCTGTTTCAACCATTTCAACCATGAATGTTGACCGCCCCCTTGCCAGATCATCAGACGCACCCACACGGCTGAATAACCGGTCCACAATTCCAATATGAGCTTTATTTGCCGGAACGAAGCTCCCCATCTGGGCAAGAATAGTGATAAGAGCATTTTGCCTTAAAAATGTACTTTTACCAGCCATATTGGGTCCGGTAATTAACCACAATCGGTTTTCAACGCCGAGATCACAGTCATTCGCTACAAAACGTCCTTCTAGATTCTTTCTGATTGATGCCTCAACAACAGGGTGCCTGCCCGCCTCAATTTCAAATGACAGACTGTCATCCACCAGGGGCCTCGTATAATTTTTTTCTGAGGCAAGCTCGGAAAGGGCGGTGCCAACATCCAGCATCGCCAGTGCCGACGCGGCACGGATAATCCCATCCCATTTTGCCAGAACCTGAGTGACCAGCCTGTCAAACAACTCATGCTCAAGTGATAATGCACGATCAGCTGCCTGGCCAATTTTTCCGGCAAGTTCGGCAAGATCAGAAGAATTAAACCTTACCGCATTGGCAAGCGTCTGCCGATGAATAAACACTTCGTTTAACGGTGCCGTCATCAGTTTATCTGCATGCAGCGCCGTCACCTCAACAAAATAGCCAAGCACGTTGTTATATTTAATTTTAAGCCCGTTAATACTGGTATCCTGTTTATATCGACCCTCCAGCGCTGCGATTAGCCGTTTGCTTTCACTCTTAAGCATCTGAAATTCATCCAGTGGAGGATGATAGCCTCGGGCAATAAAATTGCCGTCTCTCGTTATAAGGGGCAATTCGGGTAGAAGCGCTCTTCTTAGCTCATCGACAATTTCAGCATGATTGCCAAATTTATTGAGAATTTCTTTAAGGTCATCATGATGTCCGCTGAGATCATTGCTGGATTTTGATATATTTTTTTCAATGACCTGCCTGATATTAAAAGCCTGATCAAGCGCATCCCTCACAGCCGCGAGATCGCGCGGACCACCCCGACCGACAGATAACCTTGACATTGCCCGCTCAAGATCTGGACAGCTTTTCAGCAAATTCCGAAGCTCCCGCCGCAATGCTTCTTCATTTAGAAAATATGTGACCAAATCCAGTCTTTTATTAATTTTTACGGGATCAGTAAGAGGAGCACTCAGATAAGTGCCAAGGAGTCTGGCTCCTGCGCCAGTAATTGTCTTATCAATTTCATTGAGAAGACTGCCCTTTTTGTCACCTGAAAGTGTACGGCTAAGCTCTAGGTTTCGGCGGGTGGCACTGTCAATCATCATGATGCTGTCTT
Encoded here:
- the mutS gene encoding DNA mismatch repair protein MutS; this encodes MKEKSGAKSTPMMEQFLKLKSCHSDYLLFYRMGDFYELFFDDAVIAAEALDITLTKRGKHMEEDIPMCGVPVHAAENYLSRLIGKGFKVAVCEQMEDPAEAKKRGSKSVVKRDIVRLVTPGTITEENLLDARSHNFLAALSNAQGSFSLAWLDITTGDFYVSKMDIANLDAELARLNAGEMIVPFNILDKRDVADKLNDWLKIISPVENTLFDSVRAEQKLKDAFGVSVLDGIGTFGRAELAACGALIDYLEETQKGKLPKLKKPKIVGEDSIMMIDSATRRNLELSRTLSGDKKGSLLNEIDKTITGAGARLLGTYLSAPLTDPVKINKRLDLVTYFLNEEALRRELRNLLKSCPDLERAMSRLSVGRGGPRDLAAVRDALDQAFNIRQVIEKNISKSSNDLSGHHDDLKEILNKFGNHAEIVDELRRALLPELPLITRDGNFIARGYHPPLDEFQMLKSESKRLIAALEGRYKQDTSINGLKIKYNNVLGYFVEVTALHADKLMTAPLNEVFIHRQTLANAVRFNSSDLAELAGKIGQAADRALSLEHELFDRLVTQVLAKWDGIIRAASALAMLDVGTALSELASEKNYTRPLVDDSLSFEIEAGRHPVVEASIRKNLEGRFVANDCDLGVENRLWLITGPNMAGKSTFLRQNALITILAQMGSFVPANKAHIGIVDRLFSRVGASDDLARGRSTFMVEMVETAAILNQSTSRSLVILDEIGRGTATYDGLSIAWAAVEHLHEVNMARGLFATHYHEMTALSSKLNSLALYYMKVKEWEGEVIFLHEVSEGSADRSYGIQVAKLAGLPSVVVERAKQVLHSLEQGGADGQGVAQGQKMEALSDDLPLFSALHEKSVEKNKESSELEQAIKSLSPDDYSPRDALEMLYKLKELSKKIDDTH